In Pasteurella multocida subsp. multocida OH4807, a genomic segment contains:
- a CDS encoding formate dehydrogenase, alpha major subunit, selenocysteine-containing protein (COG0243 Anaerobic dehydrogenases, typically selenocysteine-containing) has translation MTNHWVDIKNSDLVIVMGGNAAEAHPVGFRWAIEAKKQNGAKLMVVDPRFNRTAAVADIYMPLRSGTDIAFLSGVIRYLLKNDKIQHEYVKHYTNAAFLVNENFKFEDGLFSGYDENTRKYDRSTWAYQFDEEGNAKRDLTLQDPRCVINLLREHVERYTPEMVERITGTPQKDFQIFCEEIAKTSAPDKAATFMYALGWTQHTVGSQNIRTMAMIQLLLGNIGVSGGGVNALRGHSNVQGITDLGLFPNRLPAYLPLPTENDPTLDAFLNRITPKRLMKDQVNYWQHTPKFMVSMLKTFYGDKGTKDNEFGYHYLPKLPKGGTDQFRYIQDMYDGKVNGFFCQGMNPVASYANSGKIIKALSKLKYLVIFDPLITDTSEFWMNHGEFNDVKSEEIQTEVFRLPTTCFVEEAGSIANSGRWLQWHWKGAEPPGEAKTDGEILSELRAELIHLYKTEGGKAPLEPLEAMSWNYANPLEPKAEEVAKENNGYALEDLLDANGNVILKKGQLLSSFGQMRDDGTTSGGCWIYTGQWTEKGNQMANRDNSDPSNLGNTLGWAFAWPLNRRILYNRASADLAGNPFNPKRPLVKWNGKNWNYIDVADYGSAPPNSPVLPFIMQPEGVSGLFVRERMVDGPFPEHYEPMESPIGTNPLHPNVVSSPVARILPSDKEDLGTSADFPYVGTTYRLTEHFHYWTKNSLLNVIAQPEQFVEIGEDLAKEKGINNGDKVKVSSKRGYIKAVAVVTKRIRTLMSDGKPIHTVGIPIHWGFSAVSGAKKGFFANNLTVRTGDANTQTPESKCMLVNIEKVGA, from the coding sequence ATGACAAATCACTGGGTTGACATTAAAAACTCCGATCTCGTAATCGTCATGGGCGGTAACGCAGCAGAAGCTCATCCTGTTGGGTTCCGTTGGGCAATTGAAGCAAAAAAACAAAACGGTGCGAAGTTAATGGTCGTCGACCCTCGCTTTAACCGTACAGCTGCAGTTGCAGATATCTATATGCCACTTCGTTCTGGTACAGACATTGCGTTCTTATCAGGCGTTATTCGTTATTTGTTGAAAAATGATAAAATTCAACATGAATACGTTAAACACTATACTAATGCGGCATTTTTAGTAAACGAAAACTTCAAATTTGAAGACGGTTTATTCTCAGGTTATGACGAAAATACTCGCAAATATGACCGCTCAACATGGGCATATCAATTTGACGAAGAAGGCAACGCAAAACGTGATTTAACTTTACAAGATCCACGTTGTGTCATTAACTTACTACGTGAACACGTTGAACGTTACACACCAGAAATGGTAGAACGTATCACGGGTACACCACAGAAAGATTTCCAAATTTTCTGTGAAGAAATTGCAAAAACGTCTGCACCAGATAAAGCCGCAACCTTTATGTACGCATTAGGGTGGACACAACATACTGTTGGTTCACAAAATATCCGTACTATGGCAATGATCCAGCTACTGTTAGGTAACATTGGTGTGTCTGGTGGTGGGGTGAATGCTTTACGTGGTCACTCAAACGTACAAGGAATTACCGATTTAGGTTTATTCCCAAATCGTTTACCCGCCTATTTACCATTACCAACAGAAAACGATCCAACATTAGATGCGTTCTTAAATCGCATTACACCAAAACGCTTAATGAAAGATCAAGTCAACTATTGGCAACATACACCAAAATTCATGGTAAGTATGTTAAAAACCTTCTATGGTGATAAAGGAACAAAAGATAACGAATTTGGTTATCACTATTTACCAAAATTACCAAAAGGTGGAACAGACCAATTCCGTTACATCCAAGATATGTATGATGGCAAAGTTAATGGTTTCTTCTGTCAAGGAATGAACCCAGTTGCGTCGTATGCAAACTCTGGGAAAATTATTAAAGCACTTAGTAAATTAAAATACTTAGTGATTTTTGACCCATTAATCACGGATACATCAGAATTTTGGATGAATCATGGTGAATTTAATGATGTAAAATCTGAAGAAATTCAGACAGAAGTCTTCCGTTTACCAACAACATGTTTCGTAGAAGAAGCAGGCTCAATCGCTAACTCTGGACGTTGGCTACAATGGCACTGGAAAGGTGCTGAACCACCAGGTGAAGCGAAAACAGACGGTGAGATCTTATCTGAGCTACGTGCTGAATTAATCCACCTTTACAAAACAGAAGGCGGAAAAGCACCGCTTGAGCCATTAGAAGCAATGAGCTGGAATTATGCAAATCCACTTGAGCCTAAAGCTGAAGAAGTAGCAAAAGAAAACAACGGTTATGCATTAGAAGACTTACTTGATGCCAATGGTAATGTGATCTTGAAAAAAGGTCAGCTCCTTTCAAGCTTTGGTCAAATGCGCGATGACGGTACAACTTCTGGTGGTTGCTGGATCTACACAGGTCAATGGACAGAAAAAGGTAACCAAATGGCGAACCGAGACAATTCTGATCCATCTAACTTAGGTAATACATTAGGTTGGGCATTTGCATGGCCATTAAACCGTCGTATTCTATATAACCGTGCAAGTGCTGACTTAGCTGGGAATCCGTTTAACCCTAAACGCCCATTGGTTAAATGGAATGGTAAAAACTGGAATTATATTGATGTTGCAGACTACGGTAGCGCACCACCAAATAGTCCAGTCTTACCATTTATTATGCAGCCAGAAGGCGTAAGTGGTCTATTTGTGCGTGAGCGTATGGTTGATGGTCCGTTCCCTGAACACTATGAACCAATGGAAAGCCCTATTGGTACGAACCCACTACATCCAAATGTAGTGTCTAGCCCAGTTGCACGTATTTTACCATCAGATAAAGAAGATCTTGGCACCTCTGCTGACTTCCCTTATGTTGGTACCACTTATCGTTTAACTGAACATTTCCACTATTGGACGAAGAACTCGTTATTAAACGTGATTGCTCAACCTGAGCAGTTCGTTGAAATTGGTGAAGACCTTGCCAAAGAGAAAGGCATTAACAATGGTGATAAAGTGAAAGTGAGTTCTAAACGCGGCTACATCAAAGCCGTTGCAGTCGTCACTAAACGTATCCGTACACTAATGTCAGATGGCAAACCTATCCATACCGTTGGTATCCCAATTCACTGGGGATTCTCTGCAGTGAGCGGTGCGAAAAAAGGTTTCTTTGCCAATAACTTAACCGTTCGTACTGGTGATGCGAATACGCAAACACCAGAGTCAAAATGTATGTTAGTTAACATTGAGAAAGTGGGGGCTTAA
- a CDS encoding formate dehydrogenase, alpha major subunit, selenocysteine-containing protein (COG0243 Anaerobic dehydrogenases, typically selenocysteine-containing): MQVSRRKFFKICAGGMAGTSAAMLGFAPTEALAAPRNYKLLRAKETRNTCTYCAVGCGMLLYSLGDGSKNTKGKLFHIEGDPDHPVSRGALCPKGAGALDYVNSERRVLYPEVREAGSKEWKRLSWHEAIERIARHIKNDRDENFITHNEAGLEVNRWMTAGFLAGSACSNETGILTQKFVRSLGMIFTDNQASI; encoded by the coding sequence ATGCAGGTCAGTAGAAGAAAGTTCTTCAAGATCTGTGCAGGGGGAATGGCGGGTACGTCTGCCGCAATGTTGGGTTTTGCCCCGACAGAAGCATTAGCAGCACCTCGCAATTACAAATTATTACGCGCAAAAGAAACGCGTAATACCTGTACTTACTGTGCCGTTGGTTGCGGTATGTTGCTTTATAGCTTAGGCGACGGCTCAAAAAACACGAAAGGAAAATTATTCCATATTGAAGGTGACCCTGATCATCCAGTAAGCCGTGGAGCACTCTGCCCTAAAGGTGCTGGTGCACTGGATTATGTCAATAGTGAACGTCGAGTACTTTATCCAGAAGTACGTGAAGCTGGCTCAAAAGAGTGGAAACGTCTTTCATGGCATGAAGCAATTGAACGTATCGCAAGACACATCAAAAACGACCGCGATGAGAACTTTATTACCCACAACGAAGCGGGACTTGAAGTAAACCGTTGGATGACTGCGGGTTTCTTAGCCGGTTCTGCATGTAGTAATGAAACGGGTATCTTAACGCAAAAATTCGTACGTTCACTCGGTATGATTTTTACCGACAACCAAGCGAGTATCTGA
- a CDS encoding protein FdxI (COG2864 Cytochrome b subunit of formate dehydrogenase): MSKIQISNDRKIVRHKLPARLSHWLLVICFFVTGLSGLAFFFPDFAWLTEILGTPQLARFVHPFTGIIMFVAFLNLCRIYWRHNFPEKNDWVWLRNIHEVLKGNEHAVSDNGKYNLGQKMLFWTLILAMVTLLVTGIIMWRQYFSHNFSIPVIRIAILFHSVSAFLLFTGIMVHIYMAFWVKGSIRGMVEGWVTVRWAKKHHPRWYREEVLPQLEKEELEKQKHSQQ, from the coding sequence ATGAGTAAGATTCAGATCAGCAACGATCGTAAAATCGTGCGTCATAAATTGCCAGCACGTTTAAGTCACTGGTTACTTGTTATCTGTTTCTTTGTAACAGGTCTATCAGGTTTGGCATTCTTCTTCCCTGATTTTGCTTGGTTAACTGAGATTTTAGGTACGCCACAGCTAGCACGTTTTGTGCACCCATTTACAGGGATCATCATGTTTGTTGCCTTTCTTAACTTATGCCGCATTTATTGGCGTCATAACTTCCCAGAGAAAAATGACTGGGTTTGGTTAAGAAACATTCATGAAGTTTTAAAAGGCAATGAACATGCCGTGTCTGATAATGGTAAATATAACCTTGGTCAGAAAATGCTATTTTGGACGTTAATTCTTGCAATGGTGACCTTATTAGTCACAGGAATTATTATGTGGAGACAATATTTCTCACATAACTTCTCAATTCCCGTTATTCGCATTGCAATCTTGTTCCACTCTGTTAGCGCATTCTTGCTTTTCACTGGTATCATGGTGCACATTTACATGGCATTCTGGGTGAAAGGTTCAATTCGCGGCATGGTTGAAGGTTGGGTAACAGTACGTTGGGCAAAAAAACATCACCCACGTTGGTACCGTGAAGAAGTCCTTCCTCAACTTGAAAAAGAAGAACTTGAAAAACAAAAACATAGCCAACAATAA
- a CDS encoding hypothetical protein (COG0670 Integral membrane protein, interacts with FtsH): MESRLVLESREASLLSTHKVLRNTYFLLGLTLAFSAIVAYISMSLNLPRPGIILMLVGFYGLLFLTHKLANSGFGILATFAFTGFLGYTLGPILNAYVSNGASDIVVFALAGTAAVFFACSAYVLTTKKDMSFLSGTIFALFIVLLLGMVASFFFQSPMLYIAISGLFVVFSTMAILYETSNIIHGGETNYIRATVSIFVSLYNLFISLLNIFSILSNED, encoded by the coding sequence ATGGAATCTCGTCTTGTTCTTGAAAGCAGAGAAGCCTCTTTACTGAGTACACATAAAGTATTACGTAATACTTACTTTTTATTAGGTTTAACACTCGCTTTCTCGGCTATTGTGGCTTATATTTCAATGAGCCTTAACTTACCTCGCCCAGGCATTATTTTAATGCTTGTAGGATTCTATGGTTTACTCTTTTTAACGCATAAGCTTGCAAACAGCGGATTCGGTATTTTAGCAACGTTTGCATTTACAGGTTTCTTAGGTTACACATTAGGTCCAATTTTAAATGCTTATGTAAGCAATGGCGCAAGTGATATTGTTGTGTTCGCATTAGCAGGGACAGCAGCAGTCTTCTTTGCTTGTTCAGCGTATGTGTTGACAACGAAAAAAGACATGTCCTTCCTTTCTGGCACAATTTTTGCATTATTTATTGTCTTATTGTTAGGAATGGTCGCAAGCTTCTTCTTCCAATCTCCGATGCTTTATATTGCTATTAGTGGCTTGTTCGTCGTGTTCTCTACCATGGCAATTTTATACGAAACCAGCAATATTATTCACGGTGGTGAAACCAACTATATTCGTGCAACAGTAAGCATCTTTGTCTCACTCTATAACTTATTTATTAGTCTATTAAATATCTTCTCTATTTTATCAAATGAAGATTAA
- a CDS encoding protein FdxH (COG0437 Fe-S-cluster-containing hydrogenase components 1), which yields MGAVQSQNIIKASATSNFTPAPQAREHQVEVAKLIDVTTCIGCKACQVGCSEWNDLRAEPETCVGVYDNPIDLNAKAWTVMKFNEVEENDRLEWLIRKDGCMHCSEPGCLKACPAPGAIIQYANGIVDFQSDKCIGCGYCIAGCPFNVPRMNPDDNRVYKCTLCVDRVTVGQEPACVKTCPTGAIRFGSKEEMKIYAEKRIADLKSRGYENAGLYDPEGVGGTHVMYVLHHADKPELYSGLPKDPSIDVSVKLWKDVLKPVAAVAMGGIILSEIAHYIAVGPNTEEFDEHDTHDESEEHNGGKHE from the coding sequence ATGGGTGCAGTTCAATCTCAAAATATTATTAAAGCCTCTGCGACATCAAACTTTACACCTGCACCACAAGCACGTGAGCATCAAGTTGAAGTAGCAAAACTGATTGATGTTACTACATGTATCGGGTGTAAAGCCTGTCAAGTAGGCTGTTCTGAATGGAATGATTTACGCGCAGAACCAGAAACATGCGTTGGCGTATACGATAACCCTATCGATCTTAACGCTAAAGCATGGACGGTCATGAAATTTAACGAAGTTGAGGAAAATGATCGTCTTGAATGGTTAATTCGTAAAGACGGCTGTATGCACTGTAGCGAACCAGGCTGTTTAAAAGCCTGTCCAGCACCAGGCGCCATCATTCAATATGCGAATGGTATTGTTGACTTCCAATCTGACAAATGTATCGGTTGCGGTTATTGTATCGCGGGTTGTCCATTCAACGTTCCACGTATGAATCCTGACGACAACCGTGTATACAAATGTACTTTATGTGTGGATCGTGTGACTGTTGGTCAAGAACCTGCCTGCGTGAAAACCTGTCCAACAGGGGCGATTCGTTTTGGTAGCAAAGAAGAAATGAAAATCTATGCGGAAAAACGTATTGCTGATTTAAAATCACGTGGATATGAAAATGCAGGTTTATACGATCCTGAAGGAGTGGGTGGTACACACGTCATGTATGTATTGCACCATGCCGATAAGCCTGAACTGTATTCTGGTCTACCAAAAGATCCAAGTATTGATGTCAGCGTCAAACTTTGGAAAGATGTGTTAAAACCAGTTGCAGCTGTCGCGATGGGCGGTATCATTTTAAGTGAAATCGCACACTACATTGCAGTCGGTCCAAATACAGAAGAGTTTGACGAGCATGATACACATGATGAAAGTGAAGAACATAACGGAGGCAAACATGAGTAA
- a CDS encoding formate dehydrogenase accessory protein FdhE (COG3058 Uncharacterized protein involved in formate dehydrogenase formation), whose translation MSIRILPESEIKQAASSFSAPALLFANPKNLYQRRAERFTSLAKAHPLEDYLVFASQVAQAQLTVLKNHPIEKDPRLEADQLSSEQLANQPLHFKHWQRDPVWLTLLHALLEEVKMHANDNILNTIEWLEKASDSELNALADDLLAQEFNRVTSDKAVFIWAALSLYWLQLVQHIPHSSHQESSENLHVCPVCGSAPVASIIHFGTEQGLRYLHCSLCESEWNMVRSKCTNCDQTGKLDYWSLDSEVAAVKAESCGDCNSYLKVLYQERDPKVEAVADDLATLFLDVEMEEKGFQRSGLNPFLFPNQEA comes from the coding sequence ATGAGCATCAGAATTTTACCCGAATCAGAAATCAAACAAGCCGCCAGTTCTTTTAGTGCACCAGCGCTCCTCTTCGCGAATCCGAAAAACCTCTATCAACGTCGTGCGGAACGTTTTACTTCACTAGCTAAAGCGCACCCTTTAGAAGACTATTTAGTGTTTGCCAGCCAAGTCGCACAAGCACAATTAACCGTACTAAAAAACCATCCAATCGAAAAAGATCCACGTTTAGAAGCTGACCAGTTATCATCTGAACAACTGGCTAATCAACCGCTTCATTTTAAACATTGGCAACGTGATCCCGTTTGGCTAACACTCTTGCACGCCCTGCTAGAAGAAGTCAAAATGCATGCTAATGACAATATTTTAAACACGATAGAATGGCTAGAAAAAGCCTCTGATAGTGAATTAAATGCACTGGCAGATGATTTACTTGCACAAGAATTTAATCGTGTTACTAGCGATAAAGCCGTCTTCATTTGGGCAGCGCTTTCTCTTTATTGGCTACAATTAGTACAACATATTCCGCATTCTAGTCATCAAGAAAGCAGTGAGAATCTCCATGTTTGTCCTGTTTGTGGTTCAGCCCCAGTAGCTAGCATTATTCATTTTGGTACCGAGCAAGGTCTACGCTATTTACATTGTTCGCTATGTGAAAGTGAATGGAATATGGTACGTTCAAAATGCACAAACTGTGATCAAACAGGTAAATTAGATTACTGGTCCTTAGATAGTGAAGTCGCAGCGGTGAAAGCGGAAAGTTGCGGTGATTGCAATAGCTACTTAAAAGTACTCTATCAGGAACGTGATCCGAAGGTAGAAGCTGTCGCGGACGATTTAGCAACATTATTTTTAGATGTTGAAATGGAAGAAAAAGGCTTCCAACGTAGTGGGCTCAACCCATTCCTTTTCCCGAACCAAGAAGCATAA
- a CDS encoding formate dehydrogenase accessory protein (COG1526 Uncharacterized protein required for formate dehydrogenase activity) — MNWITKVTVNFFNKLTKNQQNENKTITYYEKEENLATEMPVALVYNGISHTVMMCSPENLADFALGFSLAEGIIDKPADIYGIDVVPVCQGIEVQIELATRCFVRLKEQRRTLAGRTGCGICGTEQLQQVYKPLPQLDCTFALDLNKLDDCLIQLQQAQELGKQTGATHAAAFFDVTGQLLAIREDVGRHVALDKLLGWYAKQGKPVGFVFVTSRASYEMVQKTAACGIEMLVAISAGTELAVKMANQCQLTLIGFTREGRATVYTGKERLFF, encoded by the coding sequence TTGAACTGGATCACAAAAGTAACAGTTAATTTTTTTAACAAATTAACAAAAAATCAACAAAATGAAAACAAAACAATAACTTATTATGAGAAAGAGGAAAATCTTGCGACAGAGATGCCTGTCGCTTTGGTTTACAACGGTATTTCACATACGGTGATGATGTGTTCTCCTGAAAATTTAGCCGATTTTGCACTGGGTTTTTCGTTGGCGGAGGGGATCATTGATAAGCCTGCAGATATTTATGGCATAGATGTTGTGCCAGTATGTCAAGGTATTGAAGTACAAATTGAATTAGCAACACGTTGTTTTGTTCGATTGAAAGAACAACGTCGTACTTTGGCTGGACGAACAGGGTGTGGAATTTGTGGGACAGAACAATTGCAACAAGTCTATAAACCCTTACCACAATTAGATTGTACATTTGCACTTGATCTGAACAAATTAGATGATTGCCTTATCCAGTTGCAACAAGCACAGGAGTTAGGGAAACAAACAGGGGCCACTCATGCAGCAGCCTTTTTTGATGTAACGGGTCAGTTACTGGCGATACGTGAAGATGTGGGGCGTCATGTCGCGTTGGATAAATTGTTGGGGTGGTATGCAAAGCAAGGGAAACCTGTTGGTTTCGTTTTTGTGACCAGTCGAGCCAGTTATGAAATGGTACAAAAAACGGCAGCTTGTGGTATCGAAATGTTGGTGGCTATTTCCGCCGGAACAGAATTGGCAGTGAAGATGGCAAACCAGTGTCAATTGACTTTAATTGGCTTTACTCGAGAAGGTAGAGCAACTGTCTACACGGGAAAAGAGCGGTTGTTTTTTTAA
- a CDS encoding hypothetical protein (COG2920 Dissimilatory sulfite reductase (desulfoviridin), gamma subunit): MIEVNNLQIETDSHGYLLDLSQWNKEVALAIAQKEQIELTEAHWEVIYFVRHFYEEYKTSPAIRMLVKAMAQKLGEEKGNSRYLQRLFPDGPAKQATKLAGLPKPAKCL, translated from the coding sequence ATGATAGAAGTCAATAATCTCCAAATTGAAACCGATTCACATGGTTACTTGCTTGACTTAAGCCAGTGGAATAAAGAAGTTGCATTAGCTATTGCGCAAAAAGAACAAATTGAATTAACAGAAGCCCATTGGGAAGTGATTTATTTTGTCCGCCACTTTTATGAAGAGTATAAAACTTCTCCAGCAATTCGTATGCTAGTCAAAGCGATGGCACAAAAGTTAGGTGAAGAAAAAGGAAATAGCCGTTATCTACAACGTTTATTTCCAGATGGACCAGCAAAACAAGCAACTAAGCTAGCAGGTTTACCTAAACCTGCAAAATGTTTATAA
- the uvrD gene encoding DNA-dependent helicase II (COG0210 Superfamily I DNA and RNA helicases) produces the protein MDISELLDGLNDKQREAVAAPLGNYLVLAGAGSGKTRVLTHRIAWLIAVERISEGSIMAVTFTNKAAAEMRHRIEQTLANHEAQRLFGMWVGTFHSIAHRLLRAHHLDANLPQDFQILDSDDQLRLVKRLLKLHNFDEKVFVPKQVCWYINNKKDEGLRAHQIDDNNDKHEREWIKIYQIYQETCDRAGLVDFAELLLRAYELWLKKPVILQRYQQRFQHILVDEFQDTNKIQYAWVKLLAGEQGHVMIVGDDDQSIYGWRGAKIENIQRFLDDFSNAKTIRLEQNYRSTSNILESANHLIANNSNRLGKNLWTDGEKGEPVGIYAAFNELDEALFVASQIKQWVDTGGKLNDCAILYRSNSQSRVIEEALIRAQIPYRIYGGMRFFERQEIKDALAYLRLIANRHDDAAFERVINTPARGIGDRTLDTLRQLTRERSVTLWQATRLAIDENRLTGRAATALQRFMELIHSLQQDSAEMPLFAQTDFVIKHSGLYEMYKPEKGEKGEVRIENLEELVTATKEFVKPDEAEDLSDLTAFLTHASLEAGEEQASPHQDYVEMMTLHSAKGLEFPRVLMVGVEEGLFPSFRSFEEPGRLEEERRLAYVGITRAKQKLTICYAESRRLYAKEERHLPSRFIAELPTECIQEIRLRGSVTRAMNQQKVGTLTPSLTDSEWKMGQKVLHAKFGQGTIINVEGAENNTRLQIAFQNQGIKWLIAHLAKLEKIR, from the coding sequence ATGGATATTTCAGAATTATTAGATGGACTAAATGATAAACAGCGTGAGGCAGTCGCTGCACCATTAGGCAACTATTTAGTCTTGGCGGGAGCAGGCAGCGGTAAAACGCGCGTATTAACTCATCGTATTGCTTGGTTAATTGCTGTCGAACGGATTTCTGAAGGGAGCATTATGGCGGTGACATTCACCAATAAAGCCGCGGCAGAAATGCGTCATCGTATTGAACAGACACTTGCAAATCATGAGGCTCAACGTCTATTCGGCATGTGGGTCGGGACATTTCACAGTATTGCCCATCGTTTATTACGGGCACATCACCTCGATGCAAACTTGCCACAAGATTTTCAAATATTAGATTCTGACGATCAACTTCGTTTAGTCAAACGCTTACTTAAATTACACAATTTTGATGAAAAAGTATTTGTGCCAAAACAAGTATGCTGGTACATCAATAATAAAAAAGACGAGGGGTTAAGAGCACATCAAATTGATGATAATAACGATAAGCATGAGCGAGAATGGATCAAAATTTATCAAATTTACCAAGAAACTTGTGATCGTGCTGGACTGGTGGATTTTGCCGAGTTGTTATTACGTGCTTATGAATTATGGTTGAAAAAACCGGTTATTTTGCAACGTTATCAGCAACGTTTTCAGCATATTTTAGTTGATGAATTTCAGGATACCAACAAAATTCAATATGCTTGGGTGAAATTGCTAGCAGGCGAGCAAGGTCACGTTATGATTGTCGGAGATGATGATCAATCTATCTATGGCTGGCGTGGTGCAAAAATTGAAAATATCCAACGTTTTCTTGATGATTTTTCAAACGCTAAAACGATTCGTTTGGAACAAAATTATCGTTCAACAAGCAATATTCTCGAAAGTGCAAACCATTTAATTGCAAATAACAGTAACCGCTTAGGTAAAAATCTATGGACTGACGGCGAAAAAGGCGAGCCTGTGGGGATTTATGCTGCGTTTAATGAGCTGGATGAAGCCCTATTTGTTGCGTCACAAATCAAGCAGTGGGTGGATACAGGTGGAAAATTAAATGATTGCGCTATTTTATACCGTAGTAATAGTCAATCACGTGTTATTGAAGAAGCCCTTATTCGTGCGCAAATTCCATACCGTATTTATGGTGGTATGCGATTCTTCGAGCGCCAAGAAATCAAAGATGCTTTGGCATACCTTCGATTAATTGCAAATCGTCATGATGATGCAGCCTTTGAACGTGTGATTAATACGCCAGCTAGGGGGATCGGCGATCGTACATTAGATACTTTGCGTCAATTAACCCGTGAGCGTTCAGTGACATTGTGGCAGGCAACACGTTTAGCGATCGATGAAAATCGATTGACAGGACGCGCAGCAACGGCGTTGCAGCGTTTTATGGAATTAATTCATTCATTACAACAAGATAGTGCAGAAATGCCTTTATTTGCGCAAACAGACTTCGTGATTAAGCATTCTGGTTTATATGAAATGTATAAACCAGAAAAAGGTGAAAAAGGCGAGGTACGTATTGAAAACTTGGAAGAGCTTGTGACTGCGACGAAAGAGTTTGTGAAGCCAGATGAGGCTGAAGATCTTTCAGATCTCACTGCATTCTTAACTCATGCTTCACTTGAAGCAGGTGAAGAACAAGCCTCACCTCATCAAGACTATGTGGAAATGATGACATTACATTCAGCAAAAGGTTTGGAATTTCCGCGTGTACTTATGGTGGGGGTTGAAGAGGGACTCTTTCCAAGCTTTCGTTCTTTTGAAGAACCTGGACGTTTAGAAGAAGAGCGCCGCCTTGCTTATGTGGGCATTACTCGTGCAAAACAAAAACTGACAATTTGCTATGCAGAGAGCCGTCGATTATATGCTAAAGAAGAGCGTCATTTGCCTTCTCGTTTTATCGCGGAGTTACCAACCGAGTGTATTCAGGAAATTCGTTTGCGTGGTAGCGTGACACGTGCCATGAATCAACAAAAAGTCGGAACGCTGACACCCTCTCTCACTGATAGCGAATGGAAAATGGGACAAAAAGTGTTACATGCTAAATTTGGTCAAGGGACGATCATTAATGTCGAGGGCGCAGAGAACAATACACGTTTACAAATTGCTTTTCAAAATCAAGGTATAAAATGGCTGATTGCTCATTTAGCAAAATTAGAAAAAATTCGTTAA